In one Cyclopterus lumpus isolate fCycLum1 chromosome 24, fCycLum1.pri, whole genome shotgun sequence genomic region, the following are encoded:
- the LOC117727554 gene encoding uncharacterized protein LOC117727554, with protein sequence MVCLFPLSPFFFHSHTCPFSFLFFKITSLFACRHHFMKQKYNEMMFLMHNASVVLFYLFDFTACCLCPRRVSRLSPLPLLHQSIFMFPLSFSSSSSLSSLPPSLDTISELDHGLSDISEDDNLIDATATASHALWALPSNAISLFSDQESAHFEPLAQKPPPASPVPVASSQTCRAEVSGVEAGCSPAAGLDSTAELPSWWSRFSLRGVAKYVSFVLCFLSAWGKNGNRCLPAKLFSGLTKKLRLFTPKLTLKSAAAVGAPKCIVVPRLRQMFNSLAFKLTRLVAFVMSYLPTKLMSLVPAVLWHPTRLRLPAISSLTCPPIVSSFSSLSSLPLYLFPVPSRPSLSSLSRSDLTPSVHRYLLDPSPLFLPCLLVVFLLAVMLTASQSLVLALILATPLGLTLCYLENVVSSHRRAVSPTFTSKTPGAQSEDRSGSPLTPTHTPPRIRHHAHTGATWTQEMCDPAA encoded by the coding sequence ATGGTATGTCTCTTTCccctttccccttttttttttcattcacacacatgtcctttttcttttcttttttttaaaatcacttcCCTCTTTGCGTGCCGTCATCATTTcatgaaacaaaaatataatgaaatgaTGTTTTTAATGCACAATGCGTCGGTggttttgttttacttatttgaCTTCACTGCTTGTTGCCTATGTCCACGGCGGGTCTCTCGCttgtcccctcttcctctcctccatcagtcAATCTTCAtgttccccctctccttctcctcctcatcctccctctcctccctccccccgtcCCTCGACACCATCTCCGAGCTCGACCACGGCCTGTCCGACATTTCCGAGGACGACAACCTCATAGACGCCACCGCCACCGCCTCGCACGCGCTGTGGGCCCTCCCCTCAAACgccatctctcttttctccgACCAGGAGTCGGCTCATTTCGAACCCCTCGCACAAAAACCTCCTCCGGCCTCCCCCGTCCCGGTCGCGAGCTCCCAAACGTGCCGCGCGGAGGTTTCCGGAGTCGAGGCCGGCTGCAGCCCGGCAGCCGGCCTCGACTCCACGGCCGAATTGCCAAGTTGGTGGAGCCGGTTCTCTCTGAGGGGCGTGGCTAAATATGTTTCTTTcgtcctgtgtttcctctccgcTTGGGGGAAGAATGGAAACAGGTGTCTGCCCGCCAAGCTCTTTTCTGGCTTGACAAAGAAACTGAGGCTTTTCACTCCGAAGCTCACGCTCAAGTCGGCGGCGGCAGTCGGTGCCCCCAAATGTATCGTCGTGCCCCGATTACGTCAGATGTTTAACAGCCTGGCATTCAAATTGACTCGATTGGTGGCTTTTGTCATGAGCTACCTGCCTACTAAACTCATGAGTTTGGTCCCCGCGGTTCTTTGGCACCCGACACGACTACGGCTGCCCGCCATTTcgtctctcacctgtcctccaatcgtctcttccttttcctccctctcctctctgcccttGTATTTATTTCCTGTCCCGTctcgcccctctctctcctccctctctcgctccgaCCTGACCCCATCCGTGCACCGCTACCTCCTGGATCCCTCCCCTCTGTTCCTGCCCTGCCTCTTAGTCGTCTTCCTGTTGGCGGTGATGCTGACGGCGAGCCAGTCCCTGGTCTTGGCCCTGATTTTAGCCACACCCCTCGGTCTGACCCTGTGTTACCTAGAGAACGTGGTCTCCAGTCACCGACGGGCGGTTTCGCCGACGTTTACCTCTAAAACGCCGGGTGCCCAGTCCGAGGACCGGTCGGGCTCTCCTCTCACACCGACGCACACGCCTCCACGCATCAGGCACCACGCTCACACCGGCGCTACCTGGACGCAAGAGATGTGCGATCCCGCCGCATAA